One genomic region from Desulfallas thermosapovorans DSM 6562 encodes:
- a CDS encoding efflux RND transporter permease subunit: MKITDISIKRPMLVTVIIIIVLLLGGVSLTRLSIDLFPELELPVAIVSTSYSGVGPEEIEQQITKPLESVLSSVSNLDTISSTSSMGSSTVILMLDWGADMDFAALDIREKIDIIRDVLPDGAGAPTIFKADLNMMPILQVAAHSTDPMGLKQVLDDLIIPRLERVSGVASVWYVGGWEREIQVQVDPVKLNGYGLSLNTLTGALGSENLNFSAGTVREGRDDFLLRVTGEFKNLDQVRRIVVGNFGGSPVYLEDVARVVDGQKKVTQINRVNGEPGIALMINKQSGANTVATSREVRAELEKLQQEVPAVEFDIIMDQAEYIEDSINNLVRSAIEGAILAILVILIFLRNFRSTLIISTSIPIAIIGAFVLLYFNDMTLNMVTLGGLALGIGLIVDDAIVVLENIYRHCGQGLDRVTASRQATDEVGSAVIAASLTVVSVFLPIVFVEGLAAQLFKPMALSISFCILASLAVAITLVPLLSSRWLNVYKTGENGAANQPNPRGWKRVYNASERWFNKIDTYYRALLQKALRRRKLTILLVVVIFVLTLFAIPLLGMEFMPGADQGYVTISVEMPKGTSLSETDRLVREIEGVLETKPGIESISSSVGSSGSMLGGGDSNQAQIVLKMLPLTQRSISSDELATQLSSELQRIPGADINVSAMEQGMGDGGAPVQIQISGDDLDTLAQLGNQVAAAVRQVPGTREVTSSLEEGRPEMHVVVNRDRAAMYGLGLAEVASTVRTAVDGTVATTYRVGGEEVDIRVQLSGNPGEFTPGQLSALTITSPLGALVTLDQVAEIKQDQGPNSINRNNQARIVTINSQLAGRDLGSVTRDIQQKIAEIDMPSGYNVTYGGEQEQMMESFGSLGLALVLAIILVYLVMVAQFESLLYPFVIMFSVPITLTGVVLSLLITGRTFSVVAFIGVIMLVGIVVKNAIVLVDYINILRRRGMERNEAILQAGPVRLRPILMTALTTVMAMFPMALGLGEGGETQAPLATVVVGGLLFSTLITLVLVPVGYTLMDDFTKKVSEKIFRRKSKAGDISMKG; this comes from the coding sequence ATGAAAATTACTGATATTTCTATAAAGCGGCCGATGCTGGTAACGGTAATAATAATCATCGTGCTTTTGCTGGGCGGGGTATCCCTGACCCGGCTGAGCATAGATCTTTTCCCAGAGCTGGAATTGCCCGTGGCCATTGTCAGCACCAGTTATTCCGGGGTAGGCCCGGAAGAGATTGAACAGCAAATCACCAAACCCCTGGAATCGGTACTAAGCTCAGTAAGCAATCTGGATACCATATCTTCAACCAGCAGCATGGGTAGCTCCACAGTGATATTGATGTTGGACTGGGGAGCAGATATGGACTTTGCTGCCCTGGACATCCGGGAAAAAATCGATATCATTCGGGATGTTCTCCCGGACGGGGCGGGTGCCCCGACCATTTTCAAGGCCGACCTGAATATGATGCCCATACTGCAGGTGGCGGCCCACAGTACAGATCCAATGGGACTAAAGCAGGTGCTGGATGATTTGATCATTCCCCGCCTGGAACGGGTGAGCGGGGTGGCCAGTGTCTGGTATGTGGGTGGCTGGGAAAGGGAAATTCAGGTGCAGGTGGACCCCGTGAAATTAAACGGCTATGGCCTGAGCCTGAACACCCTCACCGGCGCTTTAGGCAGTGAAAACTTGAACTTTTCCGCCGGCACCGTGCGGGAGGGCCGGGATGACTTTCTGCTAAGGGTCACCGGTGAATTTAAAAACCTTGACCAGGTGCGCCGCATAGTGGTGGGCAATTTCGGCGGTTCCCCGGTGTACCTGGAAGATGTTGCCCGGGTGGTGGACGGGCAGAAAAAGGTGACCCAGATCAACCGGGTCAACGGCGAGCCCGGCATAGCCCTGATGATCAACAAGCAAAGCGGCGCCAATACAGTGGCCACTTCCCGGGAAGTTAGGGCTGAACTGGAGAAGCTGCAGCAGGAAGTCCCTGCGGTAGAATTCGATATTATTATGGACCAGGCGGAGTATATCGAGGATTCCATCAATAACCTGGTCAGGAGTGCCATAGAGGGTGCTATCCTGGCCATACTGGTTATCCTAATCTTTTTGCGCAATTTCCGCAGCACCCTCATCATCTCCACATCCATACCCATCGCCATCATCGGCGCCTTTGTGCTGCTGTATTTCAACGACATGACCCTCAATATGGTCACATTGGGCGGCCTGGCCCTGGGTATAGGGTTAATTGTGGATGACGCCATTGTGGTGCTGGAAAACATTTACCGGCACTGCGGGCAAGGACTGGACCGGGTGACCGCCTCCCGGCAGGCCACCGATGAAGTGGGTTCGGCTGTTATTGCCGCTTCGCTGACCGTAGTATCGGTGTTTTTGCCCATTGTTTTCGTGGAAGGCCTGGCCGCCCAGCTATTCAAGCCCATGGCACTAAGCATCAGCTTCTGTATTCTGGCCTCGCTGGCGGTGGCCATTACCCTGGTGCCACTGCTATCCTCCCGGTGGCTGAATGTATATAAAACCGGGGAAAACGGGGCGGCAAACCAGCCAAACCCACGTGGCTGGAAACGGGTATACAATGCATCGGAGCGCTGGTTTAACAAAATAGACACATATTACCGCGCGCTGCTGCAAAAAGCACTGCGGCGACGCAAGCTGACCATACTGCTGGTGGTGGTAATATTTGTGCTGACCCTGTTTGCCATACCCCTGCTGGGGATGGAATTTATGCCCGGTGCGGACCAGGGTTATGTTACGATATCCGTGGAAATGCCCAAGGGAACCTCGCTAAGTGAAACCGACCGTTTGGTCAGGGAAATCGAAGGTGTGCTGGAAACCAAGCCGGGTATCGAAAGCATTTCCAGCAGTGTGGGAAGCAGCGGTTCCATGCTGGGGGGCGGGGATTCCAACCAGGCCCAAATAGTGTTGAAAATGCTGCCCCTGACCCAGAGGAGTATATCCTCCGATGAACTGGCCACGCAGCTAAGCAGCGAACTGCAGCGGATTCCAGGCGCCGACATTAACGTCTCCGCTATGGAACAGGGAATGGGTGATGGCGGAGCTCCGGTGCAAATACAAATCAGCGGCGATGATCTGGACACCCTGGCCCAACTAGGTAACCAAGTGGCCGCCGCGGTGCGGCAGGTGCCCGGTACCCGTGAGGTGACCAGCAGCCTGGAAGAGGGACGTCCCGAAATGCATGTGGTGGTAAACAGGGACCGGGCCGCCATGTACGGGCTGGGCCTGGCCGAAGTGGCCTCCACAGTGCGCACGGCGGTTGACGGTACAGTGGCCACCACCTACCGGGTGGGCGGTGAAGAAGTGGATATTCGGGTGCAATTGTCCGGTAACCCCGGCGAGTTTACCCCGGGCCAACTATCCGCTTTAACCATTACCTCCCCCTTAGGTGCTCTGGTAACCCTGGACCAGGTGGCGGAAATCAAGCAGGATCAAGGCCCCAATTCCATCAACCGGAATAACCAGGCCCGTATTGTAACCATCAACTCCCAGCTGGCCGGCCGTGACCTGGGCAGCGTGACCCGGGATATCCAACAAAAAATAGCGGAAATCGATATGCCCTCGGGATACAATGTCACCTACGGCGGCGAGCAGGAACAGATGATGGAAAGCTTCGGTTCCCTGGGATTGGCCCTGGTACTGGCCATAATTCTGGTGTATCTGGTGATGGTGGCCCAGTTTGAATCCCTGCTTTACCCCTTCGTAATCATGTTCTCGGTGCCCATAACCCTAACCGGGGTGGTGTTATCTTTACTCATCACCGGCCGTACCTTCAGCGTGGTGGCCTTTATCGGCGTGATCATGCTGGTGGGTATTGTGGTGAAAAACGCCATTGTACTGGTGGACTACATCAATATTTTACGGCGGCGCGGTATGGAGCGGAACGAGGCCATACTGCAGGCCGGCCCCGTGCGCCTGCGGCCCATTCTCATGACGGCTTTGACCACCGTCATGGCCATGTTCCCCATGGCTTTGGGTCTCGGTGAAGGGGGAGAAACCCAGGCTCCCCTGGCCACGGTGGTGGTGGGCGGACTGCTGTTCTCCACGCTGATTACCCTTGTGTTGGTACCGGTGGGGTATACGTTGATGGATGATTTCACTAAAAAGGTAAGCGAGAAGATATTCAGGAGAAAAAGTAAGGCTGGTGATATAAGCATGAAAGGTTGA
- a CDS encoding MarR family winged helix-turn-helix transcriptional regulator, which translates to MNQEIMLRYIDRLEEMQGRFIRRIHQELVGMLDPSITGHQFVVLKMIKDGGQMTVSQVAEYLGVSLSAVTAMVDRLCKAGMLERRRSEEDRRVVWLEITGEGRRVVQLCDEGRRRIIMRYLELVTEEDLLHMIKIYERIIAFMRQEEAQQTPGKV; encoded by the coding sequence ATGAATCAGGAAATCATGTTGCGTTATATTGATCGCCTGGAGGAGATGCAGGGGCGCTTTATCCGTCGCATTCACCAGGAGTTGGTGGGCATGCTGGACCCCAGCATTACCGGTCACCAGTTTGTGGTGCTCAAAATGATCAAAGACGGCGGCCAGATGACGGTATCCCAGGTGGCTGAATACCTGGGCGTCTCTTTAAGCGCCGTTACCGCGATGGTGGACCGGTTGTGCAAAGCCGGGATGTTGGAACGCCGTCGTTCCGAAGAAGACCGCCGCGTGGTTTGGCTGGAAATCACCGGGGAAGGGCGGCGGGTGGTTCAATTATGCGACGAAGGGCGGAGGCGGATAATTATGCGCTACCTGGAACTGGTCACGGAAGAAGATTTATTACATATGATAAAAATTTACGAAAGAATAATAGCTTTTATGAGGCAGGAGGAGGCACAGCAAACACCGGGCAAGGTGTAA
- a CDS encoding efflux RND transporter periplasmic adaptor subunit: MSQLTSREGRVRIKRKVIYLLISLLVISFSLAGCGGQDKPNTEQEETVVPVQTAAVERGVINDTIVVTGKLEAIATSNVVPSGPGGKVLAVNVEVGSQVSKGQTLITLENPSEASLAAAIHQAEQGVAQAQSNLEIARINFEQAAANYERGKQLYDAGAIPQAGQAGFETVYEIPYKQAKVNYEQVAPAALASAEAAVAAARERYQEQQNNSLIKSPISGVVTAVNVNPGELASPAAQAPVVTVVNLSKVEVKTNVTESQINKIKQGQEVPVLISAVSAEPFTGVITNIALAADPATKAYPIKVQIDNAQHVLKPGMFAEVQIDNPLQETLLVPREAVVKSGDTDVVWLVNGDRVTTREVTVGASDGQKIQVLEGLEVGEQVVVSGQNVLKDNAKVEIKSQVK, from the coding sequence TTGAGTCAACTCACAAGTAGAGAGGGGAGAGTTAGGATTAAGCGCAAAGTAATTTATTTACTAATCAGCCTGCTGGTTATATCATTTTCCCTGGCCGGCTGCGGCGGCCAGGATAAACCAAATACCGAACAGGAAGAAACAGTCGTTCCAGTTCAAACGGCGGCGGTGGAAAGGGGTGTCATTAATGACACCATTGTTGTCACTGGTAAATTGGAAGCCATTGCTACTTCTAATGTTGTGCCCAGCGGTCCGGGCGGCAAGGTTTTAGCCGTTAATGTGGAAGTAGGCAGCCAGGTCAGTAAAGGGCAAACGCTGATAACCCTGGAAAATCCCTCTGAAGCTTCGCTGGCGGCGGCGATTCACCAGGCCGAGCAGGGTGTGGCCCAGGCCCAGTCCAATTTGGAAATTGCCCGTATCAATTTTGAGCAAGCTGCGGCCAATTATGAGCGGGGCAAGCAGCTCTATGACGCAGGGGCAATCCCCCAGGCGGGACAGGCGGGTTTTGAAACCGTCTATGAAATACCATACAAACAAGCCAAGGTTAATTATGAGCAGGTGGCCCCTGCAGCGCTGGCTAGTGCTGAGGCGGCCGTGGCTGCGGCCAGGGAAAGATACCAGGAACAACAAAACAACTCACTGATCAAGTCACCCATCAGTGGTGTGGTCACTGCCGTCAATGTCAATCCCGGTGAGCTGGCCAGCCCTGCCGCACAGGCCCCTGTGGTGACCGTGGTTAACCTGTCCAAAGTGGAAGTTAAAACCAACGTAACTGAAAGCCAGATCAACAAAATCAAGCAGGGTCAGGAAGTACCGGTGCTCATCAGCGCGGTTTCGGCTGAGCCCTTTACCGGGGTGATTACCAACATAGCCCTGGCGGCGGACCCGGCCACCAAAGCCTACCCCATCAAGGTGCAGATAGATAATGCCCAGCATGTTTTAAAGCCGGGAATGTTTGCTGAAGTACAAATAGATAATCCTCTGCAGGAAACTCTGCTGGTACCCAGGGAAGCCGTTGTCAAGTCAGGTGATACCGATGTTGTTTGGCTGGTGAACGGAGACCGGGTAACCACCCGGGAAGTCACCGTTGGTGCCAGTGACGGGCAAAAAATTCAGGTTCTCGAAGGTCTTGAGGTGGGAGAGCAGGTGGTTGTTTCCGGCCAGAACGTGCTCAAGGACAATGCCAAAGTGGAAATAAAAAGCCAGGTGAAGTAA
- a CDS encoding O-antigen ligase family protein — MTAKKRRIRKETVNQTVIKNNQETDWLHQIAFWGLALLLFFPPYFRGLFFAPEQEKALMLATLVFWLTFLWRWLQNDHKFLRGPLDYFALALPLVYIISSFTAVNKGLAIDEVVKNILYFLTYWSASRLIRNQEDIHKLLHVIYISAIGVALAGLATATGIVFIKDGYNVTPHAGGIISSTFQYHNALATYLGAVFFVGIYLWYQSFSKQLHTVVDGTLADSGLRRYLTQRVLTRLVEYFYACGNFLLLLVLFASKSRGGLLVFALVFAIYLLGVGSKKRLYALLMTGGLGAAAYIISGKFISLVQTENYGQGWLWIAGGILLAIAGQMLLSLIHNFVENKWIDNSKKYMVAFASLVAVVLVAGVIWISGKPGVVDKISSFEYLWTAYHRVYYMESATDMIKERPVLGWGGGGWQEAYESFLNFRYTTRQAHSYYFQTGVETGIVGLAVVLGIWISFIVQAYRLFMENINNIFRRQILWLFFAIFLMISGHAAIDFDLSLSAITIVLWSVFGMTSAMAAPGAAPGKPGPQSARQTSKYLSVATVTTAALIIFSMAGVLVQANSFAGKGYKYLNSNNLVAGIDHLEKASSCNPLNPEYRMLLSRAYVNQGNSKKAVEEAKTAVQQSKYSFNTRNNYIQVAIAAGENKLAAKENELLYELAPNNIETYEVYAQHYLNLGAQELQSGNKTDARVYLNKVLGVSDLLNRQGETLTEIDKSLWEGPLLEDTEAIYLVKGQAAYCLGMFTESLGYLQQVAQSQDPDLKGRSLLWLALIEERKGNQEEANKLIDQINQLNPQLMQNYAALKSLPVL, encoded by the coding sequence ATGACTGCCAAAAAGAGAAGAATAAGAAAAGAAACAGTTAATCAAACTGTTATAAAAAATAACCAAGAGACCGACTGGCTACACCAGATAGCATTCTGGGGTCTGGCCCTGCTGCTCTTCTTTCCGCCCTACTTCCGGGGACTTTTCTTTGCCCCGGAGCAGGAAAAGGCGCTCATGCTGGCCACTTTGGTGTTCTGGCTCACATTCCTTTGGCGCTGGCTGCAAAATGATCATAAATTCCTGCGCGGGCCGCTGGATTACTTTGCTCTGGCCCTGCCGTTAGTTTACATAATATCAAGCTTTACTGCGGTTAATAAAGGTTTAGCTATAGATGAAGTGGTTAAAAATATATTATACTTCCTTACCTACTGGTCAGCTTCGCGGCTTATCCGCAACCAGGAAGATATACATAAACTGCTGCACGTTATTTATATTAGCGCTATTGGCGTGGCTTTGGCCGGGCTGGCTACGGCCACGGGGATTGTATTTATTAAAGATGGATATAATGTTACCCCCCATGCTGGAGGTATCATATCATCAACTTTTCAATACCATAATGCATTGGCAACATACCTAGGAGCAGTTTTCTTTGTCGGCATATACCTGTGGTATCAGTCTTTCAGTAAACAACTGCATACTGTGGTTGACGGGACATTGGCCGACTCAGGGCTACGAAGATATCTAACCCAGCGCGTGTTAACCAGGTTGGTGGAGTATTTTTATGCTTGCGGCAACTTCTTGCTTCTGTTGGTGTTGTTTGCTTCCAAGTCCAGGGGAGGACTGCTGGTCTTCGCACTGGTGTTTGCTATATACTTACTGGGCGTAGGAAGTAAAAAACGCCTGTATGCACTGCTTATGACCGGGGGATTGGGCGCTGCAGCATATATTATTAGTGGTAAGTTCATTAGTTTAGTTCAGACCGAAAATTACGGCCAGGGCTGGCTTTGGATTGCCGGTGGAATTCTTCTTGCAATCGCCGGGCAAATGTTGCTAAGCTTGATACATAATTTTGTGGAAAACAAATGGATAGATAACAGTAAAAAATACATGGTAGCCTTTGCTTCACTAGTGGCGGTGGTACTGGTGGCCGGGGTAATATGGATTTCCGGCAAACCTGGGGTTGTTGATAAAATATCCAGTTTTGAATATCTCTGGACGGCCTACCATCGAGTTTATTATATGGAAAGCGCTACGGACATGATTAAGGAGCGACCCGTTCTGGGATGGGGCGGTGGCGGTTGGCAAGAAGCTTACGAATCCTTTTTGAATTTTCGCTACACCACCCGTCAGGCGCACAGTTACTATTTCCAGACTGGCGTGGAGACAGGTATTGTTGGTTTAGCAGTTGTTTTAGGCATTTGGATTTCCTTCATCGTACAAGCATACAGGCTTTTTATGGAAAACATAAACAATATATTTCGCAGGCAAATATTATGGCTGTTCTTTGCTATATTCTTAATGATCAGCGGTCATGCTGCAATAGATTTTGATCTTTCGCTATCGGCAATAACTATAGTTCTATGGTCAGTATTTGGTATGACCTCCGCTATGGCCGCTCCGGGTGCCGCTCCCGGCAAACCAGGGCCACAATCAGCGCGCCAAACTTCAAAATATTTGTCTGTGGCGACCGTTACCACGGCAGCGCTAATTATTTTCTCGATGGCCGGTGTTCTTGTTCAGGCCAACAGCTTTGCCGGCAAAGGGTACAAGTATCTTAATTCAAATAATCTGGTTGCAGGAATTGATCACCTTGAAAAGGCGTCATCGTGCAACCCCTTGAACCCTGAATATCGCATGCTTTTATCCCGTGCCTATGTTAACCAGGGCAATTCCAAAAAAGCCGTGGAAGAGGCAAAAACGGCTGTGCAGCAAAGCAAGTATTCCTTTAACACCAGAAATAATTATATCCAAGTTGCTATAGCCGCAGGTGAAAATAAACTGGCTGCAAAGGAAAATGAACTATTATATGAGCTTGCGCCTAATAATATAGAAACTTATGAAGTGTATGCCCAACATTACTTGAACCTGGGGGCTCAAGAGTTGCAATCGGGAAACAAGACGGATGCTAGGGTTTATTTAAATAAGGTGTTAGGTGTAAGTGATCTATTAAACCGGCAAGGGGAAACATTAACTGAGATTGATAAAAGTTTATGGGAGGGTCCGCTGCTGGAGGACACTGAAGCGATTTACCTTGTAAAGGGGCAGGCTGCCTATTGCCTGGGCATGTTTACCGAGTCCCTCGGTTATTTACAGCAGGTTGCCCAGTCCCAGGACCCTGATTTAAAAGGCCGATCTTTGCTTTGGCTGGCATTAATTGAAGAAAGAAAAGGCAACCAGGAGGAAGCTAACAAGCTAATCGACCAAATTAACCAGTTAAACCCTCAACTAATGCAAAACTATGCAGCGTTAAAGAGTCTTCCCGTTTTATAG
- a CDS encoding S-layer homology domain-containing protein has protein sequence MGKRSLLGKCMVISLALLLAMLFSGAALAGFSDVKADHWAANIIKTMSEKGIVSGYPDGTFKPNNTVSQVEAVCMAVRSMGLQAASQGSLPEITFPVPGYAENDVKLALQHGLIKDTDQFSAYSAANRAWVARLLVRMIGKESEAQEELLMPVFTDMSQIPDWAVYYVRVAQDYDLIAGYPDKSFKPYREVTRAEMVSFLSRAMDKLPGTGGVAGNTGSVGVQQAAGTVKGLIVKVYPEIGAFVVEEAGGNLRTLYLPENASISVVGSSSQGLNALQPGDEVSVGLDSRGYVISISVTDRSGYPGTEGTVFDLDLDNMLLTLQLNDNRLQPYRLGKYVNVTAPGVRFPSLNDIITGDRVKVTVEGSEVIGIEILEVASRLTVTGKVITLNTAMNFVNLEVDGRMHVYSLPASVQVNISGMTNAYISDVQEGDTVTATINNGEITSLTVTGRRGDNDLNATIMAVDTVNDRVTLKDRNGKINVYDVLSNARIIIDDDDDAELSDLKQDMDVKFRLKDGDIIYLETDNKVGGIITSIDADSLIMEFQRDNGERKTYFIAKSADVNSKDNRDDIDEIRRGEYAYLTLSGDKVLEIDLKSTIIYRVERVRDSVDRLDVVDDDDDSDRLYIRSGVKLIIPGITYPGVSDVKEGDLVRAVFSGDDLKSVEVLEPLYGQVTFIDTARSTVTLQLFNGRTTTLDFRNRSMVNDGGRTYSNLSALTTGDRVEVIENSDGGYVFRVMEEVSSKLAFSAERDADSIYLVKGNSWERYNLHSDVYIHNASGKTLGKGDLKSGYRVVIYTFRDMVYEVVVE, from the coding sequence AAAACAATGTCGGAGAAAGGAATTGTAAGCGGCTATCCAGACGGCACCTTTAAACCAAACAATACCGTGAGCCAGGTGGAAGCGGTGTGTATGGCTGTTAGAAGCATGGGCCTGCAGGCTGCGTCTCAGGGATCATTACCTGAGATTACTTTTCCTGTACCCGGTTATGCGGAAAACGATGTCAAACTTGCCCTGCAGCATGGCCTGATCAAGGACACCGACCAATTCAGCGCTTACAGTGCTGCCAACAGGGCCTGGGTGGCCAGGTTATTGGTGCGGATGATCGGCAAAGAATCCGAAGCCCAGGAAGAACTATTAATGCCCGTGTTCACCGATATGTCCCAGATCCCGGATTGGGCCGTTTACTATGTGCGGGTGGCCCAGGATTATGATTTGATAGCGGGCTACCCGGACAAATCATTTAAGCCTTACCGGGAAGTTACCCGGGCGGAAATGGTTTCCTTTTTAAGCCGTGCCATGGATAAACTGCCAGGAACGGGTGGTGTTGCCGGCAATACTGGTAGCGTCGGCGTTCAGCAGGCGGCCGGGACGGTCAAAGGTTTGATAGTAAAGGTTTACCCGGAAATCGGTGCATTTGTTGTGGAGGAGGCCGGTGGCAATCTCAGGACACTATACTTGCCGGAAAACGCCTCTATTTCCGTGGTGGGCTCCAGCAGTCAGGGCTTAAATGCGTTGCAGCCCGGTGATGAGGTAAGTGTTGGACTGGACAGCCGGGGCTACGTTATCAGCATCAGTGTGACAGATCGTAGCGGTTATCCGGGTACGGAAGGCACTGTTTTTGACTTGGATCTGGATAATATGCTGTTAACCCTTCAATTAAATGATAATCGCTTGCAGCCATACCGGCTAGGCAAATATGTAAATGTAACGGCTCCGGGGGTCAGATTCCCTTCCCTGAATGACATCATCACAGGCGACCGGGTTAAAGTAACTGTTGAAGGCAGCGAAGTCATTGGCATTGAAATTCTAGAGGTTGCCTCGCGGCTCACCGTAACCGGTAAAGTTATTACGCTCAACACCGCCATGAATTTTGTCAACCTGGAGGTTGACGGCAGAATGCATGTTTATTCCCTGCCGGCCAGTGTTCAGGTAAACATTTCGGGTATGACCAATGCGTATATTTCCGATGTGCAGGAAGGGGATACGGTTACCGCTACCATCAATAACGGCGAAATAACTTCCCTGACTGTTACCGGTCGCCGGGGGGACAATGATTTAAATGCCACTATCATGGCCGTGGATACTGTTAATGACCGGGTTACCTTGAAAGACCGCAATGGCAAAATAAATGTTTACGATGTACTGAGCAATGCCCGTATCATAATAGATGACGATGATGATGCAGAGTTAAGTGACCTTAAACAGGATATGGATGTTAAGTTCCGGCTCAAGGATGGGGATATCATTTACCTGGAAACCGACAACAAAGTGGGCGGCATAATTACCAGCATCGATGCCGACAGCCTGATTATGGAGTTTCAAAGGGATAACGGCGAGAGAAAAACCTACTTTATAGCTAAAAGCGCCGACGTAAACAGCAAGGATAACCGTGATGATATAGATGAAATTAGAAGGGGCGAGTATGCTTACCTGACATTGTCCGGCGATAAGGTGCTGGAAATAGACCTGAAGAGTACAATAATCTACCGGGTTGAAAGGGTTAGGGACTCCGTAGACCGGTTGGATGTGGTGGATGATGATGACGACAGCGACCGGTTGTATATCCGGTCCGGTGTGAAACTAATCATCCCCGGTATAACTTACCCCGGTGTTTCAGATGTGAAAGAGGGCGATCTGGTAAGGGCTGTTTTCAGTGGAGATGATTTGAAGTCCGTGGAAGTGCTGGAACCGTTGTATGGTCAGGTGACATTTATCGATACCGCCCGCAGCACCGTAACCCTGCAGCTCTTTAACGGCAGAACCACCACCCTTGACTTCAGAAACCGCAGTATGGTGAACGATGGTGGCAGAACATACTCCAACCTGAGCGCCCTGACCACGGGTGACCGGGTGGAAGTTATAGAAAACAGTGACGGTGGCTATGTGTTCAGGGTTATGGAGGAAGTATCCAGCAAACTGGCCTTTAGTGCTGAAAGGGATGCCGATAGCATTTACCTCGTAAAGGGTAACAGCTGGGAGAGATATAATTTACACAGTGATGTGTATATTCACAACGCAAGCGGAAAAACCTTGGGTAAAGGAGATTTAAAGAGCGGCTACAGGGTTGTAATATATACATTCCGGGATATGGTTTACGAGGTTGTCGTTGAGTAA